The following coding sequences are from one Bufo bufo chromosome 2, aBufBuf1.1, whole genome shotgun sequence window:
- the LOC120990276 gene encoding toll-like receptor 1, whose translation MSDKHHRFWMNFLLPYTLMGSIIGEECSLPYRLSLFGTKLDLSHCNVTRLQPSIFQTYPYVNVQILDLSYNALEELDFSVFQHHTFLQQLDISHNKLRTINCSTLKYIRGITHLNMSYNFFKTTFLCKEFAILTKLRHLGLSVTRIDRNNFMNIAHQQLDTVFLGFEHLEQYESGSLQLLNTEKLHVVLPQTLTDSTLLYNDFNISTKLEISNILCEATCDLTVSDISMIIQKSKVSKLILSNITMPWREMAKILQICWRSTVEHLFIYRFTLIKEFNYEYIDFSKGSLKSLTFENIIPLVFLYSSSIHPLFIFSQMSVENLTISDAEITHFSCPPSLSIFQSLILTNNRIVDGIFTGCKTLTNIQFLNLQNNILERLSFITSMTSTMNTLKHLDVSGNRLYSDFNAICEWSQSLHFLNLSRNKITDSIFNCLPTNLEVLDLSRNQLSSVKDINHLKSLKELYLSSNQLSHIPDCSYISKNLIHLNIDENLIHSPSKEQLTKCQNVKQIVSGKNKYQCNCELKAFISTAEILHENLIGWPQSFMCEYPEEFKDVILKDFHPSEISCNVFILVGLIVGTMVVLLIVMFFLCRYFDLPWYIRMIFQWLRRKYRIKRIKNDETMVDKRFHAFISYSHEDYEWVKNALIPNLEKGDNSIKLCHHERHFMPGKTIVENIINCIERSFKSIFVLSPNFIQSEWCHYELYFAQHSLFGKKSDNLILILLDPIPQYLIPNKYSKLKAIMKHRSYTEWPKEKGKHGLFWANLREAIQANIPLEDEEVFVFN comes from the coding sequence ATGTCAGATAAACATCATAGATTCTGGATGAACTTCCTTCTGCCATATACATTGATGGGCAGTATCATTGGAGAAGAATGCTCATTGCCTTATAGACTTTCCCTCTTTGGCACAAAGTTAGATTTAAGTCACTGTAATGTAACTAGACTCCAACCAAGTATCTTTCAGACATACCCGTATGTGAACGTCCAGATCTTGGATCTTTCTTATAATGCACTTGAAGAATTAGATTTCTCAGTCTTCCAACATCACACTTTTCTACAACAATTGGACATCTCACACAATAAGCTGCGGACTATAAATTGCAGCACCCTAAAGTATATCAGAGGTATCACTCATCTAAATATgtcatacaatttttttaaaaccacttTCCTATGCAAGGAATTTGCCATCTTAACAAAATTAAGACATCTTGGATTGAGTGTGACAAGGATAGATCGAAATAACTTCATGAATATTGCACACCAACAATTGGATACTGTATTTTTGGGGTTTGAACATCTTGAGCAATATGAATCTGGAAGCCTCCAGTTGTTAAATACAGAAAAGCTACATGTGGTTTTACCTCAGACATTGACAGACTCAACACTTTTATACAATGATTTTAACATTTCTACAAAACTAGAAATCTCTAATATACTATGTGAAGCAACTTGTGATCTTACAGTTAGCGATATCAGCATGATAATCCAGAAATCAAAGGTGTCCAAGCTCATTCTCAGCAACATCACAATGCCATGGCGTGAAATGGCCAAAATTCTACAAATTTGCTGGCGTTCAACAGTCGAGCATCTGTTCATCTATAGGTTTACTCTGATAAAAGAGTTTAATTATGAGTATATTGACTTTTCAAAGGGTTCACTAAAGTCTTTGACATTTGAAAATATTATTCCACTAGTTTTCCTCTATAGTTCTTCTATACATCCTTTGTTCATATTTTCACAAATGTCTGTAGAGAACCTCACCATTTCAGATGCTGAAATTACACATTTCTCTTGTCCTCCATCGCTTAGTATTTTCCAGTCCCTAATACTGACCAATAACAGAATCGTAGATGGTATTTTTACAGGTTGTAAGACTCTAACTAATATTCAATTCCTTAATTTGCAAAATAATATATTAGAAAGACTATCATTTATAACATCCATGACGTCCACAATGAACACTCTAAAGCACTTAGATGTCAGTGGTAACAGACTGTACAGTGATTTCAATGCCATATGTGAATGGTCACAAAGTCTTCATTTTCTAAACCTTTCTAGAAACAAAATCACAGATTCCATCTTTAATTGTCTGCCCACCAACCTTGAGGTCCTTGATCTCTCCAGAAACCAATTATCAAGCGTCAAAGACATTAACCATTTAAAATCTTTGAAGGAGCTATACTTGTCATCCAACCAACTAAGCCACATACCGGACTGCAGTTACATAAGTAAGAACTTAATACACTTGAACATTGATGAAAACTTAATACATTCCCCATCCAAGGAACAACTTACCAAATGCCAAAATGTTAAGCAGATAGtgtctggaaaaaataaatatcaatgTAATTGTGAATTAAAAGCCTTCATTAGTACTGCCGAAATCTTACATGAGAACCTCATAGGATGGCCTCAATCTTTCATGTGTGAGTATCCAGAAGAATTCAAAGATGTTATCCTTAAGGATTTCCATCCTTCTGAAATATCTTGCAACGTATTCATTTTAGTAGGTCTCATTGTTGGcactatggtggtgctactgatcgtcatgttttttctatgcagatATTTTGATTTGCCATGGTATATTCGAATGATTTTTCAATGGCTTCGAAGAAAGTACAGGATAAAACGTATTAAGAATGATGAAACTATGGTGGACAAACGTTTTCATGCATTCATCTCATACAGCCATGAAGACTATGAGTGGGTGAAAAATGCATTGATTCCAAACCTTGAAAAAGGCGATAACTCCATAAAACTTTGCCACCATGAAAGACATTTTATGCCAGGTAAAACAATAGTTGAAAATATCATCAACTGCATAGAAAGAAGTTTCAAGTCTATCTTTGTACTCTCTCCAAATTTTATTCAAAGTGAATGGTGCCATTATGAGCTGTATTTTGCACAGCATTCATTATTTGGCAAGAAGTCTGATAATTTAATTCTTATTTTATTAGATCCAATACCCCAGTATCTTATTCCCAACAAGTATAGTAAATTAAAAGCGATCATGAAACACAGGAGTTACACAGAGTGGCCAAAGGAGAAAGGCAAACATGGGCTATTTTGGGCTAATCTCAGAGAAGCCATTCAAGCAAATATCCCTTTGGAAGATGAAGAAGTGTTTGTATTTAATTGA